The Luteibacter flocculans genomic interval GTGCCGCAGAAGCACAGCGAATATCACTTCAACTTCGACCTGACGCCGGTTCAGCGCACCGAGGCGGAACACCGCCCGAATGCCCCGGACGTGTTCGACGTGGACGCTCCCGAGTCGCCGTATGCCGAGCCGCACGCCACGCCGGCCTTCGGCGAGATCCTGGCGGAAGAGAAGGCGGAAGAACGCCCCACCTGGTCGTTCGACGAAGAGCACGAAAGCGCGCCGCCGCAGCCGCCGCTGGACGCCGTGGCGTCGGTGCCGCGCTTCGACGAACCGACCTTCCCCGACGAGGAGCCGCTAACGGATCACGGTCCGGAGAGTTTCAGCGACGATCCCGTGGATACGAAGCTCGACCTTGCACGCGCCTATCTCGACATGGGCGACGAAGAAGGCGCGCGCCTGATGCTGGACGAAGTGCTGGCCGAAGGCTCGCAGATGCAGAAGGACACGGCGAAGCGCATTCTCGACGGCATCGCCTGATCCAACGCAGCTCCTAAGGTAGCGGCTCGCAAAACAGACCCGGCGTGGGACCGATGTCCTCGCCGGGTTTTTCGTTTCTGCAGCGTGTTCAATGCGGCGACGCAAAGCGCAGCGTTACTTGGCGGGCTCCCGCCAGCTGTTGGAGGCTGTTGTTATCCCCAATCGCCAACAGGCTGGCTCCCACCGCACCCCCGCGGGAGCCAGCCTGCTGTCGATAAGGGACGGATGAGCCCCAACTTGGTGAGAGCCAGCCTGCTGTCGATAAGGGACGGATGAGTCCCCGCTTGGTGGGAGCCAGCCTGCTGGCGATAAGGGACGGATGAGCCCCGGCATGGTGGGAGCCAGCCTGCTGGCGATAAGGGACAGGCGAGCCCCAGCTTGGTGGGAGCCAGCCTGCTGGCGATAAGGGACAGACGAGCCCCAACTTGGTGAGAGCCAGCCTGCTGGCGATAAGGGACGGATGAGCCCCAACGTGGTGGGAGCCAGCCTGCTGGCGATAAGGGACGGATGAGCCCCAACGTGGTGGGAGCCAGCCTGCTGGCGATAAGGGACAGACGAGCCCCAACTTGGTGAGAGCCAGCCTGCTGGCGATAAGGGACGGATGAGCCCCAACGTGGTGAGAGCCAGCCTGCTGGCGATAAGGGACGGATGAGCCCCAACGTGGTGAGAGCCAGCCTGCTGGCGATAAGGGACGGATGAGCCCCCGCTTGGTGGGAGCCAGCCTGCTGGCGATTAAGCATAGGTAGTCCTTCGCCTTACATATAACGCGGCAGCGCCGCGCTGGGTCGCAACGCCGTCACGCACCTAACCCGACCTGCCAGCACGACGCTACCGGTCCGGGTGCATCCAAAAGGCCCGTGCTGACGTACGGGTGGTACCCTTTCCGGTTTCCGCACCATCCTGAACCTTCATGCGCATCGCCCTAGGCGTCGAATACGACGGCACCGATTTCCTCGGCTGGCAGCGGCTGAGCCACGCGACCACCGTGCAGGGCGCGCTCGAAAAAGCGCTCAGCTTTGTCGCGCACGGCCCGGTGGAAGTCACGGCCTCCGGGCGTACGGATGCCGGGGTTCACGGACGCTGCCAAGTGGTGCATTTCGACACCGACGTGGTGCGCGACATGCGCGGTTGGATTCTCGGTGCGTGCTCCAATCTGCCACACAGTGTGGCGGTGACCTGGGCGCAACCGGTGGCCGACGACTTTCACGCACGCTTTTCCGCGCGTGCGAGGCGGTATCGCTATCGCATCCTCCCGCGTTTCGTGCGCCCCGCGCTCGATGCCCGCTTCGTCGCATGGGAACGTCGCGCGCTCGACGTCGATGCCATGCACGAGGCAGCGCAGGCGATCGTCGGCGAACACGATTTCTCGGCCTTCCGTGCCATTTCCTGCCAGGCCGCACACGCGCGACGCAACGTGCGTTCGATTCGCGTGTTCCGTGACGACATCCATGTCGTCGTCGAGATCGAAGCCAACGCCTTCCTCCACCATATGGTGCGCAACATCGTCGGATCGCTGCTGCCCATCGGCCGCGGCGAACAGCCGGTCGGCTGGATGGCCGAATTGCTGGCGGGGCGCGACCGCGAGGTCGCTGGCGCCACTGCGCCGGCCGAAGGGTTGACCTTCATCGGCCCGCTTTACGAAGCGCACTGGGGTCTGCCGAAGGAAGTGACGCTATGACCCGGATCAAGTGCTGTGGGCTCACGCGCGTGGACGACGTGCAGCTTGCTGCGCGACTCGGTGCCGACGCAGTGGGCTTTGTCCTGACCCGCAAGAGCAAGCGCTTCGTCGATCCCGAAGCCGCCGCCCGCCTGCGCGATGCCGTGCCGCCCTTCGTGAGCGTGGTGGCGCTGGTGATGGACGATGAGCCCGCCTACGTGGCGGAAGTTGTTCGTGTGCTGCGCCCGGACATGCTGCAGTTCCATGGCATGGAAACCGCGGCCCAATGCGCGGCATACGGCGTGCGCTGGTTGAAGGCGATTGCCATGGGCGAGGGTGAGCGCGCCCTTGCCAGGCTTCGCGACTACCCCGGTGCGGCCGGGCTCCTGCTCGACGGGCACGGGCTGGGCGAGCAGGGCGGCAGCGGCCAGCGCTTCGACTGGTCGCTGATGCCGCAGGATCTTGCGCAACCGCTGGTGCTCGCAGGCGGGCTTACGCCTGCCAACGTCGCCGAGGCCATCCGGGTCGCCCGGCCCTGGGCGGTGGACGTCTCCAGCGGTATCGAGTCGTCGCCGGGCATCAAGGATCGGGATAAGATGGAACGCTTCATTTCCGCCGTACGCGCCGTCCCCAGCGTGTAACGCAGCTTTCAGCAGGTACGAGACACACATGACCGAGATCGCGGATTTTCACGCCTGGCCCGACGCCCATGGGCGCTTCGGTGACTTCGGCGGCATCTATGTGGCCGAAACGCTCATGGAGCCCCTCGCGGAACTGACCGCGGCCTATGAGTCGCTGCGCAAGGATCCGGCGTTCATCGCCGAGCTCGATCGCGACCTCAAGTACTACGTCGGTCGGCCCAGCCCGGTCTACCACGCCGAGCGCCTGTCGAAGCACGTCGGCGGCGCGCGTATCGTGCTGAAGCGCGAAGACCTGAACCATACCGGCGCGCACAAGATCAACAACACCGTGGGGCAGGCGCTCGTCGCGCGGCACATGGGCAAGACCCGGATCATCGCCGAGACCGGTGCGGGCCAGCACGGCGTGGCCAGTGCCACCGTCGCGGCACGGCTCGGGCTGAAATGCGTGGTCTACATGGGCGCGGTAGACATCGAGCGGCAGAAGATCAACGTCTATCGCATGCGCCTGCTGGGCGCCGAGGTCGTGCCAGTCACCTCCGGGTCGAAGACCTTGAAGGATGCGCTCAACGAGGCCATGCGCGACTGGGTCACCAACGTCGCCGACACGTTCTACATCATCGGCACCGTGGCCGGCCCGCATCCGTATCCGCAGATGGTGCGCGACTTCAACGCCATCGTCGGTCGCGAGGCGCGTGCGCAGACGCTCGAGCAGTTCGGCCGCCTTCCCGACGTCATCACGGCGTGCGTCGGCGGCGGTTCGAACGCCATCGGCCTGTTCCATGCGTTCCTCAACGATCGCGAGGTCCGCATCGTCGGTGCCGAGGCCGCGGGCGATGGCATCGAGACCGGCCGTCACGCCGCGTCCCTCGCCGCCGGCAAGCCGGGCGTGCTCCATGGCAATCGCACCTATGTGCTGTCGGATGCCAACGGGCAGATCGTGGAAACGCATTCCGTCTCGGCCGGCCTGGACTATCCCGGCGTCGGACCGGAGCATGCATTCCTGAAGGACGCCGGCCGCGCCGAATACGTCGGTATCACCGACGACGAAGCCCTGGAAGCCTTCCATCTCCTGGCGCGCACCGAGGGTATCCTCGCCGCGCTGGAATCGAGCCACGCCATCGCCCAGGCGATCAAGCTGGCCCGTGAACTGCCGAAGGACGGCCTGGTTCTTGTCAATCTCTCCGGACGTGGCGACAAGGACGTGCATACCATCGCTGCGCGTGAAGGAATCGAACTCTGATGAGCCGCATCGAACGCCGCTTCGCGACGCTGAAGGCCGCCGGGCGCACCGGCTTGATCCCCTTCGTGACAGCCGGCGATCCGTCGCCCGACCACGTGGTGCCGCTGCTGCACGGCCTCGTTGCTGCCGGCGCCGATCTGATCGAGCTGGGCGTGCCGTTTTCTGATCCGATGGCCGACGGCCCGGTGATCCAGCACGCGAGCGAGCGCGCTCTTGCCCACGGTGTGGGCCTGTCCAACGTGCTGGCCTGGGTCGCTGCCTTCCGTGAGACCGACGCTGAGACCCCCATCGTCCTGATGGGTTATCTCAATCCGGTGGAAATGTACGGTTACGCGGCATTCGCCGAAGATGCCGTCGAAGCCGGGGTCGATGGCATCCTGATGGTGGATTGCCCGCTCGAGGAGTCGCACGTGCTGGACGCACTCCGCACGGCGGGGCTCGACCAGATTCTGCTCGCCTCGCCGACCACGGCCGAGAGCCGCCTGGCGCGGCTTTGCGAGGCCGCTTCGGGCTTCCTGTACTATGTCTCGTTCGCCGGCATCACGGGGGCGGCGCAGTTGAGTACCGCGAACATCGCCGAGCGCGTCGCGGATATTCGTTCCCGTGCCAAGGCGCCGGTAGCGGTGGGCTTTGGGGTTCGCGACGCGGCAAGCGCCCGTGCCATTGGCGAGTTCGCCGATGCCGTGGTGATTGGCAGTGCGTTGGTCGATCGCCTTGCCGGTGCCGGCTCCGCCGAAGAGGCCGTCGGCAGGGCCCGCGAATTCCTCGCGCCGATCCGCGCTGCGCTCGACGCGCGCTGAGCGGACCTCGCGGTCGTACAGATACTCGGAGAGACACGATGAACTGGCTGCAGAAAATCATGACGCCGAAGACCCGCGCTCCTGCCGCGGCCGGCGGCAAGGGCAAGGTGCCCGAGGGCGTGTGGGAGAAGTGTGCCGGTTGCGGCACGGTCCTCTACAAGCCGGAGCTCGAGAAGTCGCTGATGGTCTGCCCCAAGTGCGGCCATCACCACGCCATTTCGGCTCGTGCGCGCTTGGCGGCTTTCTTCGACGAAGGGAGTACTACCGAGCTGTGGCCGAAGATGGAAGCGGTCGATGCGCTGAAGTTCAAGGATCAGAAGAAGTACAAGGACCGCGTCGCCGCCGCGCAGAAGAACACCGGCGAGAAGGACGCGCTGATCGCAATGTCCGGTCGCCTGCTCGATCGCCCGTTGGTTTCGGTCGCCTTCGAGTTCTCTTTCATGGGCGGTTCGATGGGTTCGGTGGTCGGCGAGAAGTTTGCCCGTGCCGCCGAAAAAGCCCTGGCCGAGAAGAGCGCGCTCGTGTGCTTCTCCGCTACCGGCGGTGCACGCATGCAGGAAGGTCTGTTCTCGCTGATGCAGATGGCGAAGACCTCGGCTGCGCTTGCGCGCATGCGCGATGCGGGCGTGCCGTACATCTCGGTGCTCACGCATCCCACGACCGGCGGTGTGTCGGCAAGTCTGGGCATGCTGGGCGATCTCAACGTGGCCGAACCGAAGGCGCTGATCGGCTTCGCCGGCCCGCGCGTCATCGAACAGACCGTGCGCGAAACGCTGCCGGAAGGCTTCCAGCGTTCGGAGTTCCTCGTGGACCACGGCGCGGTGGACGTGATCGTCGATCGTCGCGAGATGCGCGAGAAGCTGGGCTCCGTGCTCGGCATTCTGCAGAAAGCGCCGCGCGCCGCGGCGTAAACCCTGCAAACGGTGCCGGCATCGCCGGCACCGTCGAATCAGAGCAGGATGCGCTCCGCCCAGAGCGAGAGCGCACCCAGGCCGCCCCCAATGGCCGTGGCGGCAAGCACGTCACTCGGATAGTGCAGCCCCAGCACCACGCGCGATGCGCCGACCAGGGCGGCAAAACCCACGAGAAACGGTGCCAGCACGGGGTAGTGCGCCACGGCCACGACCGTGAACGACACGGCCTGAAGCGTGTGTCCGGACGGAAAACTGAATTCGTCGAGCGGCGGCACGTGGGCAATCACACCTGGGCACGTGCGGAACGGGCGAGGGCGTCGCGTCCAGCGCTTGAGCACGCGGTACAGCGTGAGGGCGGTGAGCCCGGTGATCGCCATCTGCACGGCCACAGCCACGCCGTGCCAGCCACCGACCAGCGCGATGACGCTCATCAACGCGTACCAGAACACCCCGTCGCCAAGGCGGCTGATGATGCCGAAGAAGACGCCGATGGCGCGACGCGCGCCCCACCGGTTGGCGGCGACGCACACGCGTCGATCGAGGTTCGCCCTACGCGGCGACGGCGGTGCTGCGCTCATGGACGTGCTCCTCGCTGAGCGATTGCATGATCGATTCGAAGGCGGCGATGACGGAGTCCGGCGAAAGACCGGCGACCGAAGCGCGGGCTGCAGCGCCCATGGTGGCGCGAACGATCGCGTCGGCGCCCAAGGCCGCGGCCCGTTCGACCAGCCCGCCTTCGTTACCCGGCGCGACACGGATGCCGTTCTGTCCGTTGTGAATGAACTCGCGTGCGGCCGCTTCCGCATAGGCCACGACCGGCAGCCCCGAGGCCATGGCTTCGAGCACCACGTTGCCGAAGGTCTCGGTGAGGCTGGGGAAGACGAACATATCGGCGCTGGCGTAGTAGGCGGCCAGCTCGTCGCCGCGGCGGGTGCCGGCGAAGATGACGTCGGGATGCGCGGCTTCCAGTGCCGCGCGACCCGGGCCGTCGCCCACGATCACGCAACGTGCCTCGGGCACGCGGCGGGCGAGGGCGCGGTAGGCGTCGATCACCACGTGCAGGTTTTTCTCCGGCGCCACGCGTCCCACGCTCAGCACCACCGGTGTATCGGCCGACACACCCCACGATGCGCGCAGACTTTCGTCCCGACGCTGCGGGTGGAAGCGCATCGTGTCCACCGCGCGGCGCAGCACGCGCACGTCTTGCACGCCCAGTTCGTTGAGTTCGCCCGCGAGCTGTCCGGTCGGGACCAGGGTGGTCTGCGCACGGCGATGGAAACGCGTGAGGTAGTGGCGCACCAGCGGGGTCAAGGCGCCGAAGCCGTAATGCCCCACGTAGAAATCGAAACGGGTGTGGAAGCCGGTGGCGACGGGGATGCCGAGGCGGCGCGCGGCGCTGACCGCGCTCCAGCCGAGCGGGCCCTCGGTGGCGACATAGATGGCATCCGGTCGGTCCGAGCGCCAGCGGCGCTCGATGCGGAAGCGCGACGGCATGCCGAAACGCAGGCCGCTGTAGCGTGGCACCGCCGCGCCTTCGACGGCGAGCACGTCCATGCCTGCATCGGCCGCGTGCGGCGTATCGGGGTGGATCGGGCGGATGAGATCGACGGAGTGGCCGCGGCGGAGCATGCCGCGCGCAAGGGACTGGACGGTGAGCGCGACGCCGTTGACGTCGGGTGCGTAGGTCTCGGTAACGATGCCCACTCGCATGGTGGTGCCCCTATGGCCGGGTTGGCTCATCGTCGATGGTGGGCATGTCGCCGCCGTGATCGGCGCATGACAGGGGTATGACGGAGCCGGTGCGAGCCGGATCGGTTAAAATCGGCCGCTTGTCCCAGCGATGACCCCCACGATGACCGTCCGTACCCGTTTCGCCCCCAGCCCTACCGGCTACCTCCACATCGGCGGCGCGCGCACCGCGCTGTATTGCTGGCTGGAAGCTCGCCGTCGCGGCGGCGAATTCGTGCTGCGCATCGAGGACACCGATCGGGAGCGTTCCACCCAGGAAGCCGTGCAGGCGATCCTCGATGGCATGGCGTGGCTCGGGCTGGTGCACGACGAGGGTCCGTATTACCAGACGCTGCGCATGGATCGTTACCGCGAAGTGGCCGACCAGTTGCTGCGCGAAGGCAAGGCCTACTACGCCTACGAGACCAAGGAAGAGATAGAGGCCATGCGCAACGCGGCCATGGCCGCTGGGGTCAAGCCGCGTTACAACGGCTATTACCGCGACCGCAACGAGCCGTACCGCGACGATCCGAACCGCGTGATCCGCTTCAAGAACCCGATGACTGGCAGCGTGGTCTTCGAGGACAAGGTCAAGGGACGCATCGAGTGGTCGAACGAGGAACTCGACGACCTCGTCATCTTCCGCTCCGATGGTTTCCCGACCTACAACTTCGCCGTCGTGGTTGACGATATCGACATGGGTATCACCGAGGTCATCCGCGGCGACGACCATGTGAACAACACGCCCCGCCAGATCAACATCTACAAGGCGCTGGGCGCCGCGGTGCCTGAATTCGCGCACCTGCCGATGATCCTGGGTCCGGACGGCCAGAAGCTGTCGAAGCGGCATGGCGCGGTCAGTGTCATGCAGTATCGCGACGACGGTTTCCTGCCGCACGCGCTGCTCAATTACCTGGTGCGCCTGGGCTGGTCCCATGGCGACCAGGAGATCTTCTCGGTGGAGGAGATGACGAACCTGTTCGACGTGGCGGACGTCAACAAGGCAGCCTCGCGCTTCGACGTGAACAAGCTGTCCTGGCTCAACCAGCATTACCTGAAGACCGACGACCCCGCTGCATTGGGTGAGGAACTCGCGTGGCATCTGCAGCGCATGGGCGTCGATCCGGCCAAGGGTCCGGCACCTGCCGACGTGGTCGTCGCACTGCGCGATCGCGTGCAGACGTTCAAGGAAATGGCCGAGCGCGCCATGATCTGGTACGGCCCGATCGTGTCGTGGGACGACAAGGCCATCGAAAAGCATCTGCGCAACGAGACCGCGCCGAAGGCACTCGATGCGGCGAAGACGGAACTGGCCGCGCTGCCGGAATGGACGCCCGAGGCGGTGCACGGCGCGGTGGAACGTGTTGCCGCGTCACTCGAACTTGGCATGGGCAAGGTCGCCGCGCCGCTGCGCGTGGCAATGACCGGCACGCAGGTCTCGCCGTCCATCGAGCACACCATTTACTTGGCGGGTCGTGAGGGTGCGCTGGCGCGCATCGACGATGCGTTGGCCCGTGCCGGTGGCTGATCGCCGTATCGGTATCGTGATGTCGACCGCTGTCGCGGTCGGCGCGGCCTGAGAGTAGACGCCCGTGGACGAACTGCTTGCCAAGGCCATGCAAGGCGTCGACCCCGAGGAGCCCGGCGCCTTTCTTCACATGCTCACGAACCTCATGGCGCTGGTGCCGTGGGGTTCGCTCATCGTGTGGCAGATCGTCTTCATTGTCGTGGGGGCTTTGCTTGGCTGGTGGAAAGGCCGCCTGAAAGCCGGTGTCATCGCCTCACTGGTGCTGGGGCCGCTGGGCTGGATCGTGCCGTTTCTGCCGCGGCGCGAGCCGCCGCCCCTGCCGCCACGCGCGAGCTCGCTCGATACCACGCCTCCGCCCCTGCCGGCCTCGAAAAAACGCTGAGCGGGCCTCATGTTAGGATGACGCGCCCCCAGGACATCCACCGTGACCAGTCACTCCGCCCACCGACATGCGCACGAGCACCACGACGACGCCCGTAGCTTCGTCGCGGCGGTGGAGCACGCGTCCCACGAGCGCGGCCTGCGCCTCACGCCGCTGCGTCGCGAAGTGCTGGAACTCGTGGCTGGCGCCGGCAAGCCGGTGAAAGCGTACGACCTGCTGGATCGCCTGCGCGAGAAGCATGGCAATGCCGCACCGCCGACGGTCTATCGCGCGCTCGATTTCCTGCTGGAAAACGGATTCATCCACAAGTTGGAATCCATCAACGCGTACGTGTCCTGTCACCACCCGGCGGAAGCGCACCAAGTGCCGTTCCTCATCTGCGACAAATGCCAGTGCGCGCAGGAAGTCTGCGACGAACGCGTGGCAGAGCTGATCGAGGCACAAGCCAAGGCGTTTGGTTTTCGCCCGCAGGCGCAGACCCTGGAAGTGCACGGCATCTGCAAGAACTGCCGTTGAGCGTCTGACACACATGCCTGCCTGAAAAAATGGGGCGCCCCTCGGGGCGCCCCATTCCGTTCCAGCCACCCCGGGGAGGGAGGAGGGGCAAGGCGGCCGGGAACTCAGAAGTAAGCGCGCACGCCTACGGAAATGTTGCGACCAGGCATCGGCGCGACGTCCTTGAACAGCGACGTGGCGGGGCGTGCGGTCTGGTTGGTGAGGTTGTTGCCGTCGACGAAGGCTTCCCACTGGCTGCGTTCGTCGTTGACGAAGGTCCAGGCGAGATGCGCGTTGACCAATGTGTAGCCTGCCGTGTCGGTTTCGAATGCGGCGATCTTGTCCTGCTTCATGTAGCGCACCGCACCGACGTTGGCGCGCAGGCTGTCCGCCGTCCAACTGAGCGTAGCACCGAGACGGCCGGCCGGAATGCGCGGCACGTTGCCGCCGCCGTCCGACAAGGTGGCGCGCACGGTGTCACCGAAGACGCGCAGATCCCAGTTGCCCGACGTGCCCTTGGCGAGGTGGAAGGTGGCTTCCGCTTCTGCACCGCGGAACGTTGCGTCGTTCTGCGACCAGACGCGGACGGGAAGATCGTCTTCGACCTCGCCCGTATCGGCGAGGTAGATGAAGTTCTTGTACTTGTTGTAGTAGACCGCGACCTTGCCTTCGACGACGTCACCGTGGAAATGCAGGCCCAGTTCCGCCTGATTCGATTTTTCCTTTTGCAGGTCGCTTCCGATCTCGAACGTGTTGGAGGCTTCGTGCGGGCCGTTGGCGAAGAGCTCTTCCTCGGAGGGTGCGCGCTCGGCGTGATCGAGATTCAACGAAACATGCCACTGCTCCGCGAAGCGCCATGCGATGCCGGAGGAAAAACTGTTCGGGTTGAAGTCGCGCTTCGGGCCGTTGTCCGGATCGACGCTCTGCACGTCGTGGCGCGCACCGAGTTCCAGCTTCACCGGGCCGAATTCGCGCTGCTCCGTGAGGAACACACCGACGCCGCGAGTGACCGTGGCGGGCACGAAGGTTTCCTCGCCGACCGCAGCAAACTGGCGGTGCTGGGTTTGCACGCCGAACGCGCCTTCCCATCCTGCGAGCGGTTCGTGACTGACGACGAGGCGACCCTGGTTGCTCCGAGTGGAGAAAGTGGTGCCCGGCACGTCGCCTTCGTATTCCACGTGCTGATAGTTGCCATGACCAAGGCTGAACTCGATCTTGTCGATGCCTTCGAATGGCTTCACCAGCCCGCCCTTCATGGTGTAGTTGGTCTGCGCCATCTTGATGTGGACCGGGTCTTCGCCTTCGGCCGCGTCGCCGGGCTCCGCGGGGCTGCCGTAGAGATCCATGAAGCGCGACACCGAGAGACCCAGGTAACCCCACGAGCCGAGCAACGACGCGCCGACCGAGCCGGAGGTCGTCTTCACCGCGCTGTTCGCGAGGGTGCCGCCGGGGATGTCGTAGTCCTCGTTGTCGCGGTGCATGCCGTCGACGTGGATGGCAAAGCGGTCGTCGCCGGCGTCGAGACGGAGCAGGCCGGTCTGGCCGTCGGATACCGAGTCGTGACGCAACTCGGCACGTCCTGCGAAACCGTTGTCCGGCGCCTTTTCCGGCACGCGACCGTCCACCACGTTCACGACACCGCCGATGGCGCCAGAGCCGTAGAGTAGGGTGGCCGGACCCTTCAAAACCTCGATCTGGTCGGCAAGGAACGGTTCGAGCGTGACCGCGTGGTCCTGGCTCACGTTCGACACGTCCTGCGACGACAAGCCGTTTTCGAGGACCGCCACGCGTGGGCCGTCGAGACCACGGATCACCGGGCGACCTACGGCCGTGCCCAGTGCCGTGCTCTGTACGCCCGGGATCGATGAGACCGTCTCACCCAGCGACACACCCTTGGCATCGTCGAGCGCGGAGCCGGCCAACACAGCGACCGGTGCCACGATCTGGTCGGCGCTCTGGCCCAGCGGCACCGCGTTCACGACGATGGCATCGAGCTTGGCGGCCTGCTTGCGGCCCTTGCCCTCGCTGTCCTTGGTCCCCACGGTAGGGGGCGTCGTGTCCTGGTCGGCGTCGTCGGCCAGGGCCGGCAAGGAGCCGCCGACCGTCGCGGCGAGGGCCAGGGCGATGAGGGATCTACGCATCGGGTAACGCTCCGTCTTGGGTTTCGCAATGTTATAAAGTATCATCAGTTGCCTCGACCCGTGTAAATAGTCACGCTATGGCCTACATGACCGATTCGTCCGCCGATTCCGAGACGCCTCGCCGCTGGTGGCATGCCGCCGACAGGCTGGGGGCCACTGCGTCGTTTCTTTGCGCCATCCACTGCGCTGCCTTGCCGTTCGTGATCGCGCTGCTGCCGGTGATCGGGCTGGGCTTCCTCGCCGACCATCGGTTCGAAGAAGTCTTCGTGGCCTTCGCCTGCATGCTCGCCACGGCAGCTCTGGTGTCGGGCTTTCGCCGCCATCGTCGGCGGTTGCCGCTGGTATTGGCGTTGCC includes:
- a CDS encoding MerC domain-containing protein encodes the protein MTDSSADSETPRRWWHAADRLGATASFLCAIHCAALPFVIALLPVIGLGFLADHRFEEVFVAFACMLATAALVSGFRRHRRRLPLVLALPGLVLLVLGVTFLHNGSLLTHSILVTCGGLLVASAHFVNLRVDRSGHAGHIHGPSCAHP
- a CDS encoding TonB-dependent receptor domain-containing protein gives rise to the protein MRRSLIALALAATVGGSLPALADDADQDTTPPTVGTKDSEGKGRKQAAKLDAIVVNAVPLGQSADQIVAPVAVLAGSALDDAKGVSLGETVSSIPGVQSTALGTAVGRPVIRGLDGPRVAVLENGLSSQDVSNVSQDHAVTLEPFLADQIEVLKGPATLLYGSGAIGGVVNVVDGRVPEKAPDNGFAGRAELRHDSVSDGQTGLLRLDAGDDRFAIHVDGMHRDNEDYDIPGGTLANSAVKTTSGSVGASLLGSWGYLGLSVSRFMDLYGSPAEPGDAAEGEDPVHIKMAQTNYTMKGGLVKPFEGIDKIEFSLGHGNYQHVEYEGDVPGTTFSTRSNQGRLVVSHEPLAGWEGAFGVQTQHRQFAAVGEETFVPATVTRGVGVFLTEQREFGPVKLELGARHDVQSVDPDNGPKRDFNPNSFSSGIAWRFAEQWHVSLNLDHAERAPSEEELFANGPHEASNTFEIGSDLQKEKSNQAELGLHFHGDVVEGKVAVYYNKYKNFIYLADTGEVEDDLPVRVWSQNDATFRGAEAEATFHLAKGTSGNWDLRVFGDTVRATLSDGGGNVPRIPAGRLGATLSWTADSLRANVGAVRYMKQDKIAAFETDTAGYTLVNAHLAWTFVNDERSQWEAFVDGNNLTNQTARPATSLFKDVAPMPGRNISVGVRAYF